The genomic window AACGGGCATGGCCGATATGAGAGAGGTCGTAGACCGTGACCCCGCAAACGTAGAACTTCACCTTCCCCGGTTCCAGGGGGATGAACTCCTCTTTGCTTTTGGTCAGGGTGTTGTAAACGTGCAAAACCATGGATCGTGTGTCTCCTTCCCACCCGTTCGTCGCGCCGCCGAATCGACGCCCCGGATGTTCCACCAATGCCCTGGACCGATTCGATTCAGGATACTCCGAGCAACGAGCGGAGGCGGGATCCCGACCGTTTCGGCATCGCGCCCGCCGCGGGTGCAAACGACCGGCAAAGCATAAGACCTCCGCTCCGCCCCTCCCGGCTTCCCGGTAAGTGCCTGTTCGCGCTCCGTTATCCGGCCGCCTTTCCCGGCGGAACGCGGGAGCTTGCCGGGGTTTCAGGTACGAGGGCGGCTTGAGGCGATGCTTCGATGCCGGCCACCCCGCCCCATCCGCGCTCACCGGCCGTCGCTCCTCAACAGCACCACGGCATATGCGGCAACACCTTCCTCGCGTCCGGCGAACCCGAGCTTCTCGGTCGTGGTGGCCTTGACGTTGACGGAAGAAACGGGCAGGTCCGTCGCACGGCCGATTTCTTCCGCCATCCGGGCGATGTAGGGCGCCAGGCGCGGTTTCTGCAACACCAGTGTCGTATCGATGTTTGCGATCCGGAACCCCGCGCGACGGACGAGTTCCACCGTCTGCCGGAGCAGCAGCAGGCTCGATATCCCCTTGAAGCGCGGATCGGT from Syntrophobacter fumaroxidans MPOB includes these protein-coding regions:
- the ispF gene encoding 2-C-methyl-D-erythritol 2,4-cyclodiphosphate synthase yields the protein MRVGFGYDVHAFVEGRPLVLGGVKVPHDRGLLGHSDADVLLHAICDALLGGAALGDIGRHFPDTDPRFKGISSLLLLRQTVELVRRAGFRIANIDTTLVLQKPRLAPYIARMAEEIGRATDLPVSSVNVKATTTEKLGFAGREEGVAAYAVVLLRSDGR